One window from the genome of Parafrankia irregularis encodes:
- a CDS encoding FMN-binding glutamate synthase family protein, which yields MLPVATVLSLAALVAVGSVLALFVSAGWWAGVGVAAALLLLAVHDVTQRRHAILRFHPVLGHLRFALEKIRPEIQQYFIERNYDGRPFDRDTRTVIYQRAKGIHGDQAFGTERDVNEVGYEYLPHSTAPVPVDPGAPPPRVRIGGPDCTQPYDMALLNISAMSFGALSANAVLAMNRGAATGGFAHDTGEGGLTEYHLRHGADLVWEIGSGYFGTRTPDGDFDPARFKDVAALPTVRMVELKLSQGAKPGLGGVLPAAKVTPAIAAARGVPLGVDCISPAHHRVFSTPRELVLFIARMRELAAGKPVGFKLCVGSRRELLAICKAMVVEGVTPDFIVVDGSEGGTGAAPLEYEDHVGTPLTEGLITVHNALVGVGLRGQIRIGVSGKVASGVDIVKRIAQGADYTNAARAMMMATGCIQAQRCHTNHCPVGVATQDPRRARALDVADKSERVRRYQAATVEQAVRVMASLGCAGPGELGPEMLLRRVSHTDTRSYAELFDWLEPGELLADPPRAWAADWAAADPDSFRPGSIGVVPA from the coding sequence ATGTTGCCGGTTGCGACGGTTCTCTCGCTGGCCGCGTTGGTCGCGGTGGGGTCGGTGCTGGCGTTGTTCGTCTCGGCCGGCTGGTGGGCCGGCGTCGGGGTCGCTGCCGCACTGCTGCTGCTCGCCGTGCACGACGTGACCCAGCGGCGGCACGCGATCCTGCGCTTCCACCCGGTGCTCGGGCATCTGCGGTTCGCCCTGGAGAAGATCCGCCCGGAGATCCAGCAGTACTTCATCGAACGCAACTACGACGGGCGCCCGTTCGACCGCGACACCCGGACGGTGATCTACCAGCGGGCCAAGGGCATCCACGGTGACCAGGCGTTCGGCACCGAGCGGGACGTCAACGAGGTCGGCTACGAGTACCTGCCGCACTCGACCGCCCCGGTGCCCGTCGACCCCGGCGCGCCACCGCCGCGGGTCCGGATCGGTGGGCCGGACTGCACCCAGCCGTACGACATGGCACTGCTGAACATCTCCGCGATGAGCTTCGGGGCGCTGTCGGCGAACGCGGTGCTGGCGATGAACCGGGGCGCGGCCACCGGCGGTTTCGCCCACGACACCGGTGAGGGCGGCCTGACCGAATACCACCTGCGGCACGGCGCAGATCTGGTCTGGGAGATCGGCAGCGGCTACTTCGGCACCCGCACCCCGGACGGCGACTTCGACCCGGCCCGCTTCAAGGATGTCGCCGCGCTGCCGACGGTGCGGATGGTCGAGCTGAAGCTGAGCCAGGGCGCGAAGCCCGGCCTCGGCGGCGTGCTGCCGGCGGCGAAGGTGACCCCCGCGATCGCGGCGGCCCGCGGGGTGCCCCTCGGCGTGGACTGCATCAGCCCGGCGCATCACCGGGTGTTCTCCACCCCGCGCGAGCTCGTCCTGTTCATCGCGCGGATGCGGGAGCTGGCGGCGGGCAAGCCGGTCGGGTTCAAGCTGTGCGTCGGTTCCCGCCGGGAGCTGCTGGCGATCTGCAAGGCGATGGTCGTCGAGGGGGTCACCCCCGACTTCATCGTGGTGGACGGCTCCGAGGGCGGCACCGGCGCGGCTCCGCTGGAGTACGAGGACCATGTCGGCACCCCGCTGACCGAAGGCCTGATCACGGTGCACAACGCGCTGGTCGGCGTCGGCCTGCGCGGTCAGATCCGGATCGGGGTGAGCGGCAAGGTCGCCAGCGGTGTCGACATCGTGAAGCGGATCGCGCAGGGCGCCGACTACACCAACGCGGCGCGGGCGATGATGATGGCGACGGGCTGCATCCAGGCGCAGCGCTGCCACACGAACCATTGCCCGGTCGGGGTGGCGACGCAGGACCCGCGCCGGGCCCGTGCACTGGACGTCGCGGACAAGAGCGAGCGGGTGCGGCGCTACCAGGCGGCGACCGTCGAGCAGGCGGTGCGGGTGATGGCCTCCCTCGGCTGTGCCGGCCCCGGCGAGCTCGGACCCGAGATGCTGCTGCGGCGGGTCAGCCACACCGACACGCGCAGCTACGCCGAGCTGTTCGACTGGCTGGAGCCCGGGGAGCTCCTCGCCGATCCGCCGCGTGCCTGGGCCGCGGACTGGGCCGCCGCCGACCCCGACTCCTTCCGTCCCGGTTCCATCGGTGTCGTCCCGGCCTGA